The stretch of DNA GACAGGGCCACCCTCGCCGTGAAGATGGACCATCAGGTGGATATCTCGGACCAGCACCTTATGGGTATGAAGATTCCACACGTGACGGTTCAGACGGAACCGGTCAATGCCCAGTTTGGCGTGGGAGGAACTTCGGCGAATACTGACGTTGCCATGAGCCGCTTCGTTGAAGTGCTTCCCCTGATCGCGGAATTGGCAGAGCTGGAAAATGCCGTGATGCGGCTGGCCCTGGAGCTTCGCAAGACCCAACGGCGATGCAACGCACTCTCCAAGATATTTATGCCGGACTACCGGGAAACGAT from Syntrophorhabdaceae bacterium encodes:
- a CDS encoding V-type ATP synthase subunit D, producing MGKLNIAPTKSNLLILKRKLAFAEEGYDLLEQKRQILIFELMNRLSRARNAEQGTREALRQAYEALREARLDGGSEAIDRATLAVKMDHQVDISDQHLMGMKIPHVTVQTEPVNAQFGVGGTSANTDVAMSRFVEVLPLIAELAELENAVMRLALELRKTQRRCNALSKIFMPDYRET